The sequence TGCAATTTCAGTGAAGTTTGGTCTGTCTGATGGCTCAGAAGACCAGCATCTCTCCATCAATGATCTCCACTCTGGGTCACAAGTCTCTGGCACTGGTGGCCGCAAGGTATTGCTCACAATACCACCTGATTAGCATTTTGACGGGGCAATAATCAGTGAAACACACTCGAGCCTATTTAAGTAAATGCCACATGACTATTTTTGGTACAACTAAAACCTCACCTATAATAGCCCCGTAGTGCAAGTCAGAGTATGGTTCTTCCCCAGTTAGAAGTTCCCACAACACGATACCAAATGAGAACACGTCGACCTATATTAAAGAAGAGAATTGAAGCGCAAGCTCATCTAGTGAGAAACAAGAGAGACTATTTATATGCAAGATGGTATCAAACGACAAATGGAAGCACCTTCTCAGAGACAAGACTACTGCTTCCATTCAGAAGCTCCGGGGCCATCCATGGAAGCGTTCCCCGCACACCACCTGAGATAAGCGTTTGGCATTTCACCTTAGACAGGCCCAAATCACCAACCTGGTGCAGAAACAGAAGTGAAAAGCCAATTCAATAAATTTGCTACTGAAAACAAAATACAGAATTCTCAAGTTCAACATTACATACCCCTGCTTCTGCTTTTCACAGATTATATGCATCAATGCAACCAACGAActtaaatttgaaatcaaaagtttttacTGATTGTCATACATGGAGGCTCAAAATTCAGTAAACTACAAGTGAGCATTTGGAAATGGAATTCTATTCCCAAAGGCAAATGCAAATTTCCTCTTCAGATATGGTTTTATAAGCATTTGAGTCTGTGATAACTTCTATCAATGACAAAAGCAGAGGCTTCTGGAATTCAGGACTAACAATAGATACAATAAATGGcataactaataattaaaagaataacttGGAAAACTAAACAGATCAAAAGAAAACTGATAAGGATGGAAAAAAAGGGCGAGTACTATTTCCTATTTCACAAATTTGATCAACACTATGTGGGGTAACAAGATACAGACTGGGGAAATAAAATCCACTAATCCACTCAAGTTATGATAACAACTGGACAAAAGAGAGCTCAAATCAACTACATAGACATTTCATTCACATCTCGCTTAAGAGAATATCAGCGTCAAATTCTGTTGGCAAGATATCAGCATTCAGCACGCGCTTGAAAACATATATCAGCATCAAATACTGTTGAGATGATAACATTACCTCTCTTTTCACATGGCTATTAAGTACTGTGATAATGTCATTTGTAAGTCAAATCTGACATGAATCCATTTGAAAACACTCCCATAACCTCAATGCCATATTCACCCCTAAACCATTCTATGGAATACCCCATAATTCAGAAGTATTCTGGCAACAGCTCTAAAGTGTTCCACCTAAAAGACTGGATTAATTAGCCTGTAGTATGGAAGGAGAACTTATTTTAGCCAGATACCCACATTTTTCCTTAGCAGGGTGAGATAAAACTCTAAATGCGACAACCAAATTTTCTAGATCATTTAGGCATGGAGAAGATTTCTCCAaatactaaaatcatcaaaaggAGGATGCCGACAGAAATAAACCCACAATCGATATGCATATCAGAGAGTTCATTACTTGTTGTAAGAATGAAGGGGAGGTAAAAGCCCCTCTTCCTCCAGATTGCGTCACTAACCTTGCATATTGGCCGATGAGGATCTCGAAGATTAACAAGTAAATTGTCACTCTTCAGATCAAAGTGCACTACATTCTTTCCATGCAAGTATCCCATTCCAAAGGCCACATCCATGGCAATCAAGAGACGCTTCCGCTTGTCAAGGTTCCtgctaaaaagaaattataaaataaatttcacttTCAAAGCGgggaatgaaataaaatggaGAGAGATACAGGTTCATGAAAAAGGAACTACAAAATAACCTCTCATTTTTCTGCAAAGCATTTCTTAAAGAACCATTAACCATGAACTCTGTCACTGTTGCCACAGAACCTCCAAGGCCATCATGAACAACACCATAAAAAGCAACCACATTTGGATGGTGCAGATCAGCAAGCTTAATTGCCTCATTCCAGAAGTCATCTCTCTGATTTGAGCATATGGTGCAGCCAGTTAGCAGGTCATAACACATGAAcaacatcaacaaaatcaaagtttaacaGGTGTGATGGGacaatgagaaaaacaaaaacaaaccatgCGTTCTTGTTCAGAAGGTTTCCCAGCGAAACACCTATCATTGATTCGTTTGATTGCTACGTCAGTACCCCTCCACTTCCCATGATAAACAGTGCCAAAGGTGCCAGAACCCAATTCCTGTAGCTCTTCAAGGTCACTGTTCTTTATAATCTGCTAGACAACAACCAGAAGCGTGCTTAAAATtgacaaacacacacatataattacaggaagaagaaaatagtcAACTCTTTCAACCTGCAAGCGACCACGGCCTTCCGATCCAGGAAAACCAAAATTCACCTTATCAGGCAGTTTGTTCTTCATGTCCTGAGTAAATAAAGTAAGAAAATAAAGGGATAAAGGAACAGTCAGATAAATGCACCATAGACAgcaacatgaaaaaagaaatgccAATTGATAAGCATGAATGTGCTCCCACACAAATACAACGAAAACAGAATGGATTGAGCACCTCAAGTTTAGCTTTGTGCTGCATTTCTACACTTTCATTTgaatcttctttttcttgatttggtTCATAAGCAGGTTCATTTCTTTCTGACATGTTTTGTTCTGGATTAGAAGTATCTGACTGGAAAACAGAAGCAGCTACACCCTCAGCTACAGCCTTGAGTTCTTGCCTGATGAGTTCCTCCGCTGAACCTTCAACCATGAAACAAAAAATGCTAAGAAACTACATTCTCAACTTATgagaatatttgattttatccagataaacacaaacataacaaataattattgGAGTTATCCAGTTGTAAACATGTGTAAGAGCACAAAATAAGAAGCTTCTGACCTTTGGATGATTGAGCACGTTCTAAATCCTTGTTTGAATTGCTCAGTGACTTGGAAACTCCATCCTCCAGCAGCACACCTGTGATTAAGTCCACCTCACCAGAATGGTTCTCAATGAAAGGGTCCCTAGTAGTAAAGGCTTCTCTTTTTGTTGCAATCTTGTTGGGTCTAGGTGGAGGAAACTGATTATCATGCCTTGATTTCCAAGGATCCTGGCTGCTGAAGAGTGAGTTTGAAAAGTCCTGAGCATTGCCAACTCCGCCAGATGGCGATAGGGAAGATGGCATATTACCAGTTGATGATAAAGCTTCCACGTCACTGGGGACAACCTTTGAATGCAGTTGTGAATCATTCTTCCATTCAGCAAAAGGTGGGATTCTGTCATTTACATAGGCAAGCTCAACACCAGAGAATGCAGGGATTCCATAACTAACTTCAGCAGAATCCAAGGCAGGAGCTCCAATCTTGGGCTGCGGGTGTGATGCTTTATTACCCAAAATAGGTGGTTGTGCAACCTCATGTAACTCCATTGGTTGAGAAATATGCAAGTAAGAAACCTCTGTAGAAGCAGGCAACATTTCAAACTGCttaatatgatttgattcaAGAACCACCTGAGGTTTGTTCAAGGTATTATCTAAAAGCACCTCCCTCCCAGCAATTTTCTGGGTTTTACGATCCAagatttcttcctttttaaatttatcaacaGGTGACTTTTTCTGATAATTGTTAACATTAATTTCAGGGGGGCATATATGGAGAGCTTCCATCATCCCATCAACTGGTCTCAGCTGCTCACAAGATATGTAAGAGTCTACAGCATCTTCTTGGGAAACAACGCCAGGAAGCTTGCCATAGTATTCTTTTGGAGATTCTTGAACTAGGTGTTCAGAAGCTTGAATAGGTACAGCAACAGCATGAGGGGCATCACTGTTAGCAGGTTTATTCAGTAAAACCTGTGGTTGCATTGACACTGAATGCTGCTGGATACAATCTTCCACGCGAGACTCAGGAATTCCACCTGTGAACATGCCATAAGGAGACTGTACATCACCTGGTAAACCTATCATGCCATAGGGAGCTGAAATCTTAGGTTGACCAGAATTGTCAGTTTTCAAGAAAGTTCTCTCATTTTCATGAGGTGCCTCAAGATTCTGAGAGGACACAATTGCTTCCGACTGCGGTGT is a genomic window of Populus alba chromosome 18, ASM523922v2, whole genome shotgun sequence containing:
- the LOC118034307 gene encoding RAF-like serine/threonine-protein kinase PRAF isoform X3 — translated: MCHLLLFLSILSSHRSNLTPTPKDTRPLNIARTIPEEPRIVPAIASATSSSVTTPATAGRKHEFFASPEGSIPVIYPASVSDAGFVGLGYGNAYSGAAPWAPLMPVPVSVGNGSGVPFSYNPNLGNRIVGNAVDRAGNDMVLGSGSSPNYGNRVNVNGSIEAVNTGLDCNTNLGSHGSGGADHGSEDGGDDSVSGKKVKFLCSFGGKILPRPSDGTLRYAGGQTRIISVRRDVSINELQRKMMDTYQQPVVIKYQLPDEDLDALVSVTCADDLDNMMEEYEKLLERSSDGSAKLRVFLFSDSQLDASGSVQFGDLHDSGQRYFDAVNGVVDGGGGRITRKGSLASVTSTQNSDFSGTEAVESSGPGQGDVTWPPSTSLLPPGDNLAASHDSTPKLAFADANPPPYAGVSAVPLGIPLANSGPPQTSCSQPEVEFERSVPITAQPQHRVHDFQQVGSGILPHSPQLRAYVDPRQENMNQADYRHVPPFMGFPNNHVLGNPGPIFTQQNFHESNAGATSLQYVPAVHMTMTPSGSHMAIRPNVVQPLIQPQQTRLEHYPEENAFGTRIVQVPVDSSYNAYRAQLPPAVVGGYGWTQVPQPEPVVYSDGSVSHQQVLFPEKFPRMEDCYLCQKALPHAHSDPMVPGPRESGMSYSNSLNHSLRLEDTMKAPPMNRVMITGALGERIMEQGAGAQPAVHSHIGTPQSEAIVSSQNLEAPHENERTFLKTDNSGQPKISAPYGMIGLPGDVQSPYGMFTGGIPESRVEDCIQQHSVSMQPQVLLNKPANSDAPHAVAVPIQASEHLVQESPKEYYGKLPGVVSQEDAVDSYISCEQLRPVDGMMEALHICPPEINVNNYQKKSPVDKFKKEEILDRKTQKIAGREVLLDNTLNKPQVVLESNHIKQFEMLPASTEVSYLHISQPMELHEVAQPPILGNKASHPQPKIGAPALDSAEVSYGIPAFSGVELAYVNDRIPPFAEWKNDSQLHSKVVPSDVEALSSTGNMPSSLSPSGGVGNAQDFSNSLFSSQDPWKSRHDNQFPPPRPNKIATKREAFTTRDPFIENHSGEVDLITGVLLEDGVSKSLSNSNKDLERAQSSKGSAEELIRQELKAVAEGVAASVFQSDTSNPEQNMSERNEPAYEPNQEKEDSNESVEMQHKAKLEDMKNKLPDKIIKNSDLEELQELGSGTFGTVYHGKWRGTDVAIKRINDRCFAGKPSEQERMRDDFWNEAIKLADLHHPNVVAFYGVVHDGLGGSVATVTEFMVNGSLRNALQKNESRNLDKRKRLLIAMDVAFGMGYLHGKNVVHFDLKSDNLLVNLRDPHRPICKVGDLGLSKVKCQTLISGGVRGTLPWMAPELLNGSSSLVSEKVDVFSFGIVLWELLTGEEPYSDLHYGAIIGGIVSNTLRPPVPETCDPEWRSLMERCWSSEPSDRPNFTEIANDLRAMVAKIPPRGQNPSQQPPSTQSQVQK
- the LOC118034307 gene encoding RAF-like serine/threonine-protein kinase PRAF isoform X2, with the translated sequence MCHLLLFLSILSSHRSNLTPTPKDTRPLNIARTIPEEPRIVPAIASATSSSVTTPATAGRKHEFFASPEGSIPVIYPASVSDAGFVGLGYGNAYSGAAPWAPLMPVPVSVGNGSGVPFSYNPNLGNRIVGNAVDRAGNDMVLGSGSSPNYGNRVNVNGSIEAVNTGLDCNTNLGSHGSGGADHGSEDGGDDSVSGKKVKFLCSFGGKILPRPSDGTLRYAGGQTRIISVRRDVSINELQRKMMDTYQQPVVIKYQLPDEDLDALVSVTCADDLDNMMEEYEKLLERSSDGSAKLRVFLFSDSQLDASGSVQFGDLHDSGQRYFDAVNGVVDGGGGRITRKGSLASVTSTQNSDFSGTEAVESSGPGQGDVTWPPSTSLLPPGDNLAASHDSTPKLAFADANPPPYAGVSAVPLGIPLANSGPPQTSCSQPEVEFERSVPITAQPQHRVHDFQQVGSGILPHSPQLRAYVDPRQENMNQADYRHVPPFMGFPNNHVLGNPGPIFTQQNFHESNAGATSLQYVPAVHMTMTPSGSHMAIRPNVVQPLIQPQQTRLEHYPEENAFGTRIVQVPVDSSYNAYRAQLPPAVVGGYGWTQVPQPEPVVYSDGSVSHQQVLFPEKFPRMEDCYLCQKALPHAHSDPMVPGPRESGMSYSNSLNHSLRLEDTMKAPPMNRVMITGALGERIMEQGAGAQPAVHSHIGTPQSEAIVSSQNLEAPHENERTFLKTDNSGQPKISAPYGMIGLPGDVQSPYGMFTGGIPESRVEDCIQQHSVSMQPQVLLNKPANSDAPHAVAVPIQASEHLVQESPKEYYGKLPGVVSQEDAVDSYISCEQLRPVDGMMEALHICPPEINVNNYQKKSPVDKFKKEEILDRKTQKIAGREVLLDNTLNKPQVVLESNHIKQFEMLPASTEVSYLHISQPMELHEVAQPPILGNKASHPQPKIGAPALDSAEVSYGIPAFSGVELAYVNDRIPPFAEWKNDSQLHSKVVPSDVEALSSTGNMPSSLSPSGGVGNAQDFSNSLFSSQDPWKSRHDNQFPPPRPNKIATKREAFTTRDPFIENHSGEVDLITGVLLEDGVSKSLSNSNKDLERAQSSKGSAEELIRQELKAVAEGVAASVFQSDTSNPEQNMSERNEPAYEPNQEKEDSNESVEMQHKAKLEDMKNKLPDKVNFGFPGSEGRGRLQIIKNSDLEELQELGSGTFGTVYHGKWRGTDVAIKRINDRCFAGKPSEQERMRDDFWNEAIKLADLHHPNVVAFYGVVHDGLGGSVATVTEFMVNGSLRNALQKNERNLDKRKRLLIAMDVAFGMGYLHGKNVVHFDLKSDNLLVNLRDPHRPICKVGDLGLSKVKCQTLISGGVRGTLPWMAPELLNGSSSLVSEKVDVFSFGIVLWELLTGEEPYSDLHYGAIIGGIVSNTLRPPVPETCDPEWRSLMERCWSSEPSDRPNFTEIANDLRAMVAKIPPRGQNPSQQPPSTQSQVQK
- the LOC118034307 gene encoding RAF-like serine/threonine-protein kinase PRAF isoform X1, with product MCHLLLFLSILSSHRSNLTPTPKDTRPLNIARTIPEEPRIVPAIASATSSSVTTPATAGRKHEFFASPEGSIPVIYPASVSDAGFVGLGYGNAYSGAAPWAPLMPVPVSVGNGSGVPFSYNPNLGNRIVGNAVDRAGNDMVLGSGSSPNYGNRVNVNGSIEAVNTGLDCNTNLGSHGSGGADHGSEDGGDDSVSGKKVKFLCSFGGKILPRPSDGTLRYAGGQTRIISVRRDVSINELQRKMMDTYQQPVVIKYQLPDEDLDALVSVTCADDLDNMMEEYEKLLERSSDGSAKLRVFLFSDSQLDASGSVQFGDLHDSGQRYFDAVNGVVDGGGGRITRKGSLASVTSTQNSDFSGTEAVESSGPGQGDVTWPPSTSLLPPGDNLAASHDSTPKLAFADANPPPYAGVSAVPLGIPLANSGPPQTSCSQPEVEFERSVPITAQPQHRVHDFQQVGSGILPHSPQLRAYVDPRQENMNQADYRHVPPFMGFPNNHVLGNPGPIFTQQNFHESNAGATSLQYVPAVHMTMTPSGSHMAIRPNVVQPLIQPQQTRLEHYPEENAFGTRIVQVPVDSSYNAYRAQLPPAVVGGYGWTQVPQPEPVVYSDGSVSHQQVLFPEKFPRMEDCYLCQKALPHAHSDPMVPGPRESGMSYSNSLNHSLRLEDTMKAPPMNRVMITGALGERIMEQGAGAQPAVHSHIGTPQSEAIVSSQNLEAPHENERTFLKTDNSGQPKISAPYGMIGLPGDVQSPYGMFTGGIPESRVEDCIQQHSVSMQPQVLLNKPANSDAPHAVAVPIQASEHLVQESPKEYYGKLPGVVSQEDAVDSYISCEQLRPVDGMMEALHICPPEINVNNYQKKSPVDKFKKEEILDRKTQKIAGREVLLDNTLNKPQVVLESNHIKQFEMLPASTEVSYLHISQPMELHEVAQPPILGNKASHPQPKIGAPALDSAEVSYGIPAFSGVELAYVNDRIPPFAEWKNDSQLHSKVVPSDVEALSSTGNMPSSLSPSGGVGNAQDFSNSLFSSQDPWKSRHDNQFPPPRPNKIATKREAFTTRDPFIENHSGEVDLITGVLLEDGVSKSLSNSNKDLERAQSSKGSAEELIRQELKAVAEGVAASVFQSDTSNPEQNMSERNEPAYEPNQEKEDSNESVEMQHKAKLEDMKNKLPDKVNFGFPGSEGRGRLQIIKNSDLEELQELGSGTFGTVYHGKWRGTDVAIKRINDRCFAGKPSEQERMRDDFWNEAIKLADLHHPNVVAFYGVVHDGLGGSVATVTEFMVNGSLRNALQKNESRNLDKRKRLLIAMDVAFGMGYLHGKNVVHFDLKSDNLLVNLRDPHRPICKVGDLGLSKVKCQTLISGGVRGTLPWMAPELLNGSSSLVSEKVDVFSFGIVLWELLTGEEPYSDLHYGAIIGGIVSNTLRPPVPETCDPEWRSLMERCWSSEPSDRPNFTEIANDLRAMVAKIPPRGQNPSQQPPSTQSQVQK
- the LOC118034307 gene encoding RAF-like serine/threonine-protein kinase PRAF isoform X4; its protein translation is MPVPVSVGNGSGVPFSYNPNLGNRIVGNAVDRAGNDMVLGSGSSPNYGNRVNVNGSIEAVNTGLDCNTNLGSHGSGGADHGSEDGGDDSVSGKKVKFLCSFGGKILPRPSDGTLRYAGGQTRIISVRRDVSINELQRKMMDTYQQPVVIKYQLPDEDLDALVSVTCADDLDNMMEEYEKLLERSSDGSAKLRVFLFSDSQLDASGSVQFGDLHDSGQRYFDAVNGVVDGGGGRITRKGSLASVTSTQNSDFSGTEAVESSGPGQGDVTWPPSTSLLPPGDNLAASHDSTPKLAFADANPPPYAGVSAVPLGIPLANSGPPQTSCSQPEVEFERSVPITAQPQHRVHDFQQVGSGILPHSPQLRAYVDPRQENMNQADYRHVPPFMGFPNNHVLGNPGPIFTQQNFHESNAGATSLQYVPAVHMTMTPSGSHMAIRPNVVQPLIQPQQTRLEHYPEENAFGTRIVQVPVDSSYNAYRAQLPPAVVGGYGWTQVPQPEPVVYSDGSVSHQQVLFPEKFPRMEDCYLCQKALPHAHSDPMVPGPRESGMSYSNSLNHSLRLEDTMKAPPMNRVMITGALGERIMEQGAGAQPAVHSHIGTPQSEAIVSSQNLEAPHENERTFLKTDNSGQPKISAPYGMIGLPGDVQSPYGMFTGGIPESRVEDCIQQHSVSMQPQVLLNKPANSDAPHAVAVPIQASEHLVQESPKEYYGKLPGVVSQEDAVDSYISCEQLRPVDGMMEALHICPPEINVNNYQKKSPVDKFKKEEILDRKTQKIAGREVLLDNTLNKPQVVLESNHIKQFEMLPASTEVSYLHISQPMELHEVAQPPILGNKASHPQPKIGAPALDSAEVSYGIPAFSGVELAYVNDRIPPFAEWKNDSQLHSKVVPSDVEALSSTGNMPSSLSPSGGVGNAQDFSNSLFSSQDPWKSRHDNQFPPPRPNKIATKREAFTTRDPFIENHSGEVDLITGVLLEDGVSKSLSNSNKDLERAQSSKGSAEELIRQELKAVAEGVAASVFQSDTSNPEQNMSERNEPAYEPNQEKEDSNESVEMQHKAKLEDMKNKLPDKVNFGFPGSEGRGRLQIIKNSDLEELQELGSGTFGTVYHGKWRGTDVAIKRINDRCFAGKPSEQERMRDDFWNEAIKLADLHHPNVVAFYGVVHDGLGGSVATVTEFMVNGSLRNALQKNESRNLDKRKRLLIAMDVAFGMGYLHGKNVVHFDLKSDNLLVNLRDPHRPICKVGDLGLSKVKCQTLISGGVRGTLPWMAPELLNGSSSLVSEKVDVFSFGIVLWELLTGEEPYSDLHYGAIIGGIVSNTLRPPVPETCDPEWRSLMERCWSSEPSDRPNFTEIANDLRAMVAKIPPRGQNPSQQPPSTQSQVQK